From Coffea arabica cultivar ET-39 chromosome 10e, Coffea Arabica ET-39 HiFi, whole genome shotgun sequence, one genomic window encodes:
- the LOC113712957 gene encoding uncharacterized protein isoform X2 produces MDALETFRHSIYQWLLIKKFKLDSTSVVANNPFIAVNFPNNVLPNVIRRPWKFVPPSRKWELHSTAQTKSTVLSDEEKKSWDACRPALSAFEFTVEEEDKILGKAFGHIHSPYWSEERKMEVPRFDVVSEILSYLRSLNLADDDLSKLLKKFPEVLGCSLEDELKNNVKVMENEWGIEGKTLKNLLMRNPRVLGYNVDCKGDCMAKCTRCWVRF; encoded by the exons ATGGATGCGTTGGAAACGTTCCGACACTCGATTTATCAATGGCTGCTAATCAAGAAATTCAAG CTAGATTCTACCTCAGTAGTAGCAAACAATCCTTTCATTGCTGTAAACTTCCCAAACAATGTACTGCCAAATGTCATAAGAAGGCCGTGGAAGTTTGTACCTCCATCAAGGAAATGGGAACTGCATTCAACTGCACAAACCAAGAGTACAGTCTTAAGTgatgaagaaaagaaatcatGGGATGCTTGCAGACCAGCTCTATCTGCATTTGAATTTACTGTTGAGGAAGAGGACAAAATATTGGGGAAAGCGTTTGGCCATATCCACTCCCCATATTGGAGTGAAGAACGGAAAATGGAAGTGCCAAGATTTGATGTTGTAAGTGAAATTTTAAGCTATCTAAGGAGCTTAAACCTCGCTGATGATGATCTTTCCAAACTTCTGAAGAAGTTTCCTGAAGTTCTTGGATGCAGCCTTGAAGATGAATTGAAGAACAATGTAAAGGTTATGGAGAACGAGTGGGGCATTGAAGGAAAAACTCTAAAGAACCTCCTCATGCGCAATCCAAGGGTACTAGGCTATAATGTCGATTGTAAGGGAGATTGCATGGCCAAATGCACTCGCTGCTGGGTACGGTTCTAA
- the LOC113712957 gene encoding uncharacterized protein isoform X3, with translation MAANQEIQDSTSVVANNPFIAVNFPNNVLPNVIRRPWKFVPPSRKWELHSTAQTKSTVLSDEEKKSWDACRPALSAFEFTVEEEDKILGKAFGHIHSPYWSEERKMEVPRFDVVSEILSYLRSLNLADDDLSKLLKKFPEVLGCSLEDELKNNVKVMENEWGIEGKTLKNLLMRNPRVLGYNVDCKGDCMAKCTRCWVRF, from the exons ATGGCTGCTAATCAAGAAATTCAAG ATTCTACCTCAGTAGTAGCAAACAATCCTTTCATTGCTGTAAACTTCCCAAACAATGTACTGCCAAATGTCATAAGAAGGCCGTGGAAGTTTGTACCTCCATCAAGGAAATGGGAACTGCATTCAACTGCACAAACCAAGAGTACAGTCTTAAGTgatgaagaaaagaaatcatGGGATGCTTGCAGACCAGCTCTATCTGCATTTGAATTTACTGTTGAGGAAGAGGACAAAATATTGGGGAAAGCGTTTGGCCATATCCACTCCCCATATTGGAGTGAAGAACGGAAAATGGAAGTGCCAAGATTTGATGTTGTAAGTGAAATTTTAAGCTATCTAAGGAGCTTAAACCTCGCTGATGATGATCTTTCCAAACTTCTGAAGAAGTTTCCTGAAGTTCTTGGATGCAGCCTTGAAGATGAATTGAAGAACAATGTAAAGGTTATGGAGAACGAGTGGGGCATTGAAGGAAAAACTCTAAAGAACCTCCTCATGCGCAATCCAAGGGTACTAGGCTATAATGTCGATTGTAAGGGAGATTGCATGGCCAAATGCACTCGCTGCTGGGTACGGTTCTAA
- the LOC113712957 gene encoding uncharacterized protein isoform X4, whose amino-acid sequence MRHFLFLYSTSVVANNPFIAVNFPNNVLPNVIRRPWKFVPPSRKWELHSTAQTKSTVLSDEEKKSWDACRPALSAFEFTVEEEDKILGKAFGHIHSPYWSEERKMEVPRFDVVSEILSYLRSLNLADDDLSKLLKKFPEVLGCSLEDELKNNVKVMENEWGIEGKTLKNLLMRNPRVLGYNVDCKGDCMAKCTRCWVRF is encoded by the exons ATGCggcattttcttttcctct ATTCTACCTCAGTAGTAGCAAACAATCCTTTCATTGCTGTAAACTTCCCAAACAATGTACTGCCAAATGTCATAAGAAGGCCGTGGAAGTTTGTACCTCCATCAAGGAAATGGGAACTGCATTCAACTGCACAAACCAAGAGTACAGTCTTAAGTgatgaagaaaagaaatcatGGGATGCTTGCAGACCAGCTCTATCTGCATTTGAATTTACTGTTGAGGAAGAGGACAAAATATTGGGGAAAGCGTTTGGCCATATCCACTCCCCATATTGGAGTGAAGAACGGAAAATGGAAGTGCCAAGATTTGATGTTGTAAGTGAAATTTTAAGCTATCTAAGGAGCTTAAACCTCGCTGATGATGATCTTTCCAAACTTCTGAAGAAGTTTCCTGAAGTTCTTGGATGCAGCCTTGAAGATGAATTGAAGAACAATGTAAAGGTTATGGAGAACGAGTGGGGCATTGAAGGAAAAACTCTAAAGAACCTCCTCATGCGCAATCCAAGGGTACTAGGCTATAATGTCGATTGTAAGGGAGATTGCATGGCCAAATGCACTCGCTGCTGGGTACGGTTCTAA
- the LOC113712957 gene encoding uncharacterized protein isoform X1 codes for MLRKSPTPPLLTSDSTACGIFFSSLDSTSVVANNPFIAVNFPNNVLPNVIRRPWKFVPPSRKWELHSTAQTKSTVLSDEEKKSWDACRPALSAFEFTVEEEDKILGKAFGHIHSPYWSEERKMEVPRFDVVSEILSYLRSLNLADDDLSKLLKKFPEVLGCSLEDELKNNVKVMENEWGIEGKTLKNLLMRNPRVLGYNVDCKGDCMAKCTRCWVRF; via the exons ATGCTACGTAAATCACCAACTCCTCCATTGTTGACCTCAGATTCCACCGCATGCggcattttcttttcctct CTAGATTCTACCTCAGTAGTAGCAAACAATCCTTTCATTGCTGTAAACTTCCCAAACAATGTACTGCCAAATGTCATAAGAAGGCCGTGGAAGTTTGTACCTCCATCAAGGAAATGGGAACTGCATTCAACTGCACAAACCAAGAGTACAGTCTTAAGTgatgaagaaaagaaatcatGGGATGCTTGCAGACCAGCTCTATCTGCATTTGAATTTACTGTTGAGGAAGAGGACAAAATATTGGGGAAAGCGTTTGGCCATATCCACTCCCCATATTGGAGTGAAGAACGGAAAATGGAAGTGCCAAGATTTGATGTTGTAAGTGAAATTTTAAGCTATCTAAGGAGCTTAAACCTCGCTGATGATGATCTTTCCAAACTTCTGAAGAAGTTTCCTGAAGTTCTTGGATGCAGCCTTGAAGATGAATTGAAGAACAATGTAAAGGTTATGGAGAACGAGTGGGGCATTGAAGGAAAAACTCTAAAGAACCTCCTCATGCGCAATCCAAGGGTACTAGGCTATAATGTCGATTGTAAGGGAGATTGCATGGCCAAATGCACTCGCTGCTGGGTACGGTTCTAA